From Sporosarcina sp. FSL W7-1349, a single genomic window includes:
- a CDS encoding PH domain-containing protein, with protein sequence MRAQPVNRISKKGLAVWRVYGLIQTVLILVVAAGAGTLAYIFDWPTWVYVVAGVVVLVFAYLVIFLFPKVRWMRWRYEVRESEIELQHGIFIVTRTLIPMVRVQHVDTSQGPILRKYGLSVITISTAATNHSIPALLMEEADELRSRISVLARVAEDDV encoded by the coding sequence ATGCGGGCGCAACCGGTGAATCGGATATCGAAGAAAGGGCTGGCCGTTTGGCGGGTGTACGGGTTAATTCAGACCGTGCTCATTCTAGTAGTTGCAGCTGGAGCCGGTACATTGGCTTACATATTTGATTGGCCCACATGGGTGTATGTGGTGGCGGGGGTGGTCGTTCTCGTCTTTGCTTATCTTGTCATTTTTCTGTTCCCGAAAGTGCGATGGATGCGATGGCGATATGAGGTGCGGGAGTCGGAGATCGAGCTGCAGCATGGGATTTTCATCGTCACACGTACGCTGATTCCGATGGTGCGCGTTCAACATGTCGATACCTCACAAGGTCCGATCTTGCGCAAGTATGGTCTGTCGGTCATCACCATTTCGACTGCCGCGACCAATCATTCCATTCCCGCGCTATTAATGGAAGAGGCGGATGAACTGCGGAGCCGGATTTCCGTGTTGGCAAGGGTGGCAGAAGATGATGTCTGA
- a CDS encoding DEAD/DEAH box helicase, which translates to MTNFSELNISESTQNSLKRMGFEEATPIQEGTITFGMEGRDIIGQAQTGTGKTAAFGIPIIEKIDTSNPAVQALVIAPTRELAIQVSEEIYKIGYGKRARILSVYGGQEIGRQIRALRNNPQIVVGTPGRILDHINRKTLKLSGVQTLVLDEADEMLNMGFIEDINTILASVPEERQTLLFSATMPGPIRKIAETFMKNPEVVKIKSKEMTVENIDQYFVKAHESEKFEILSRLLNVHQPELAIVFGRTKRRVDELSHALSIRGYLAEGIHGDLTQAKRMSVLRQFKENKIDVLVATDVAARGLDISGVTHVYNFDIPQDPESYVHRIGRTGRAGKSGMAITFVTPREMGYLRIVEETTKKRMTPLRPPSSDEALVGQQRVAVEQLTEVIEKNELSDYSQLAAELLEKFDANDLVAAAIKSLTKEPDGTPVSITEERPLPMRRGSSQNRGGYKGNRSGGGRSFGGSRSGGSRRSGGRDGSRRDGNRSRSNKYDR; encoded by the coding sequence TTGACAAATTTTTCAGAGTTAAATATCAGTGAATCGACACAGAATTCACTGAAACGAATGGGTTTTGAAGAAGCTACCCCAATCCAGGAAGGCACCATTACATTCGGGATGGAAGGCCGGGACATCATTGGTCAAGCCCAGACAGGTACGGGAAAAACAGCCGCTTTTGGAATTCCGATTATTGAAAAAATTGACACGAGCAATCCGGCTGTACAAGCGCTTGTCATTGCCCCGACTCGTGAATTGGCTATCCAGGTTTCCGAGGAAATCTATAAAATCGGTTACGGCAAACGGGCCCGCATCCTTTCCGTTTATGGCGGTCAGGAAATCGGACGTCAAATTCGTGCGTTGCGGAATAATCCGCAAATCGTCGTAGGGACGCCAGGTCGTATCTTGGACCACATCAATCGTAAAACATTAAAGCTGTCTGGCGTTCAAACGCTTGTATTGGACGAAGCAGATGAAATGTTGAACATGGGATTCATCGAAGACATCAACACAATCTTGGCAAGTGTGCCGGAAGAGCGCCAAACGTTGCTATTCTCGGCAACGATGCCTGGACCAATCCGCAAAATCGCGGAAACGTTCATGAAGAACCCAGAAGTCGTCAAAATCAAATCAAAAGAAATGACAGTCGAAAACATCGACCAATATTTCGTCAAAGCGCATGAAAGCGAAAAATTCGAAATCCTATCCCGTTTATTGAATGTCCACCAACCGGAGTTGGCGATCGTTTTCGGACGGACGAAGCGCCGTGTTGACGAGTTGTCACACGCGTTGAGCATTCGCGGGTACTTGGCAGAAGGAATCCATGGCGATTTAACACAAGCCAAACGGATGTCAGTTCTTCGCCAGTTCAAGGAGAATAAAATCGATGTTCTTGTCGCGACAGACGTGGCGGCACGTGGACTCGATATTTCAGGTGTTACTCACGTATACAACTTCGATATCCCGCAAGACCCGGAAAGCTATGTGCACCGGATTGGTCGGACAGGCCGCGCAGGTAAAAGCGGAATGGCTATCACATTCGTGACGCCACGTGAAATGGGGTACTTGCGAATCGTCGAGGAAACGACGAAAAAACGCATGACACCACTTCGTCCACCATCCTCGGATGAGGCTTTGGTCGGGCAGCAACGAGTAGCTGTGGAGCAGTTGACGGAGGTCATCGAGAAGAACGAATTGAGCGATTACTCACAGTTGGCAGCTGAACTACTTGAAAAATTCGATGCCAATGACTTGGTAGCAGCAGCTATTAAATCATTGACGAAAGAACCGGATGGAACGCCAGTATCCATTACGGAAGAGCGTCCGTTGCCGATGCGCCGTGGTTCCTCACAAAATCGCGGGGGCTATAAAGGCAATCGCAGTGGAGGCGGCCGTTCCTTTGGTGGAAGCCGTAGCGGCGGATCACGTCGCAGCGGTGGCCGAGACGGTTCACGGAGAGACGGAAATCGCTCACGCTCCAACAAATACGATCGGTAA
- a CDS encoding alpha/beta hydrolase produces the protein MKTGVLLIHGFTGGPYEVRPFVKFLQEKTNWKMAVPTLPGHGVKLELGKASAASWLMEAETAFRKLQKEVDRVIVVGFSMGGLIALYLSLRYHVDKLVLLSAAAKYISPRILLEDIRIMLAESITKKHSPNTFYHLYNYKLTHTPLQATIEFLRVVKMVEPYYDLIQTPVCIVQGKKDGIVPFASAEHLYKSLGSDEKVLLQSDTGKHHICYSDDCHTWFKDVLAFLGK, from the coding sequence ATGAAGACCGGTGTTTTGCTCATTCACGGTTTTACGGGCGGTCCGTATGAAGTCCGCCCGTTCGTGAAATTTTTGCAAGAAAAGACGAATTGGAAGATGGCCGTGCCGACGCTTCCGGGGCATGGCGTAAAACTGGAACTGGGGAAAGCGTCAGCTGCGTCTTGGCTGATGGAGGCGGAGACCGCGTTCCGCAAATTGCAGAAGGAGGTCGACCGCGTCATCGTCGTCGGATTTTCGATGGGCGGGTTGATCGCCTTGTACCTCTCCCTTCGATATCATGTCGACAAACTTGTCCTGCTCAGTGCGGCGGCTAAATACATCAGCCCGCGCATCTTGCTCGAAGATATCCGGATCATGCTGGCGGAATCCATCACGAAAAAGCACTCGCCGAACACGTTTTACCACCTGTACAATTACAAGTTGACCCACACGCCGCTTCAGGCGACCATCGAATTTTTACGGGTTGTCAAAATGGTGGAGCCGTATTACGACCTCATTCAAACACCGGTGTGTATCGTTCAAGGTAAAAAAGACGGCATTGTCCCGTTCGCATCGGCGGAACATTTATACAAATCCCTCGGCTCCGACGAAAAGGTCCTCCTCCAATCCGATACAGGCAAACATCATATTTGCTACAGTGACGATTGCCACACATGGTTCAAGGACGTCCTTGCGTTTTTGGGGAAATGA
- a CDS encoding UDP-N-acetylmuramoyl-tripeptide--D-alanyl-D-alanine ligase: MKRQLNELAAWLGADGQHIESVLVTGVCIDSRTVAEGDLFIPFRGERVNGHQYVQKAMEQGAAASLWLRDEPNPPTDVPLLFVEDAEQALQQLARKYREELDCVVIGITGSNGKTSTKDLVASVLSPYFNVRKTEGNFNNELGLPLTILSLEQETKVAVLEMGMSGFGEISFLSELAKPHYTVITNIGEAHMQDLGSRAGIAKAKFEIIDGLQAGGKLFYDGDEPLLQELIAQHSELDAVSFGFSPEAALTAKAIESTDGGSRFTVTGAVEGEFTIPVYGAHQVKNALAAILIAKELGLSQEGIQASLQDSELTAMRMQPIVVGNGALIINDAYNAAPTSMRAALRFMDETDLREEKWLVLGDMLELGTEEQQYHEELADDIESLELNGVLLYGPRMKWLHDELQRRGFSRKLHWSEQSYEPLIAELAEGTGEHSIILLKGSRGMALENILEGWSKGQ; this comes from the coding sequence ATGAAACGACAATTGAACGAACTGGCCGCTTGGCTGGGCGCGGATGGGCAACATATTGAAAGTGTCCTAGTAACCGGAGTTTGCATCGATTCACGGACTGTGGCGGAAGGGGATCTGTTCATCCCGTTTCGGGGCGAACGGGTCAACGGGCATCAGTACGTGCAGAAAGCGATGGAACAAGGGGCGGCCGCCTCGCTTTGGTTACGGGATGAGCCGAATCCTCCAACTGATGTGCCGCTGCTCTTCGTCGAGGATGCGGAGCAGGCCCTTCAGCAGCTTGCCCGAAAATACCGGGAAGAACTGGACTGTGTTGTGATCGGAATCACTGGATCAAACGGGAAAACGTCGACGAAGGATTTGGTCGCCAGCGTCCTCTCCCCTTATTTCAATGTGCGAAAGACGGAAGGCAATTTCAATAATGAGCTGGGCTTGCCGTTGACCATCCTTTCATTGGAACAAGAAACGAAAGTGGCTGTCTTGGAAATGGGAATGAGCGGCTTCGGGGAAATTTCATTTTTATCCGAACTTGCCAAGCCTCATTACACCGTCATTACGAATATCGGAGAAGCGCATATGCAGGACCTCGGTTCCCGTGCCGGAATTGCAAAGGCGAAGTTCGAAATTATCGATGGACTGCAAGCGGGCGGCAAACTTTTTTACGATGGCGACGAGCCTTTATTGCAAGAACTGATTGCGCAGCATAGTGAGTTGGACGCCGTGTCGTTCGGCTTCTCTCCGGAAGCTGCTTTGACTGCTAAAGCGATTGAATCAACGGACGGAGGCAGCCGTTTCACGGTGACTGGCGCAGTGGAAGGTGAGTTCACCATCCCGGTCTATGGCGCGCACCAAGTGAAAAATGCGCTGGCTGCGATCTTGATTGCGAAGGAATTAGGGCTTTCGCAAGAAGGGATACAGGCGTCCTTGCAAGACAGTGAACTTACCGCCATGCGCATGCAGCCGATCGTTGTCGGCAATGGCGCTCTCATTATCAACGATGCGTACAATGCGGCGCCGACATCGATGCGGGCAGCGTTGCGGTTTATGGATGAAACCGATTTGCGGGAGGAAAAGTGGCTCGTGCTCGGCGATATGCTCGAACTGGGGACGGAAGAGCAGCAATACCACGAGGAACTCGCGGATGATATCGAATCGTTGGAGTTGAACGGAGTGCTGTTATACGGTCCTCGGATGAAGTGGCTGCACGACGAACTGCAACGCCGTGGCTTTTCAAGAAAGCTTCATTGGTCGGAACAGTCGTATGAACCGTTAATTGCCGAATTGGCGGAGGGCACTGGAGAACATTCCATCATCTTGCTGAAAGGATCGAGAGGGATGGCGCTCGAGAATATATTGGAAGGCTGGAGCAAGGGACAATGA
- a CDS encoding D-alanine--D-alanine ligase translates to MKKKLGLVYGGKSAEHEVSLSTARAVTNAIDFGKYEVIPIYITYEGEWRKGKPLAQPAQTIEELRLEGEGASKPDTIQSFLNGEGLPDIVFPLLHGTNGEDGTVQGLFEVMNLPYVGNGVLASSAGMDKVVMKQLFAQVGLEQVPYVHFIRSDWKKGKEQWLDRMEQELSWPMFVKPANLGSSVGISKAADRQELSDAVELALKFDRKIIVEQGVTAREIEMGVLGNDEPACSVTGEIKPIAAFYDYEAKYQDDSTELVIPADIPDEVAAKMEDMALRAYKVLDCAGLVRADFFVTAANEVLINEVNTMPGFTPTSMFPLLWQKTGVSYPELIDKLIELAWERHTEKQTLQYTMD, encoded by the coding sequence ATGAAAAAGAAGTTAGGATTGGTCTACGGAGGCAAGTCGGCGGAGCATGAGGTTTCATTATCGACAGCACGGGCTGTGACGAATGCAATCGATTTCGGAAAATATGAAGTGATTCCGATTTATATAACGTATGAGGGCGAATGGCGTAAAGGCAAGCCGCTTGCACAACCTGCCCAAACGATTGAGGAGCTGCGGCTCGAAGGGGAAGGGGCCAGTAAGCCGGACACAATACAGAGCTTTTTGAACGGGGAAGGGCTCCCTGATATCGTTTTTCCTCTGTTGCACGGAACGAATGGCGAGGATGGAACGGTCCAAGGGCTATTCGAAGTGATGAACTTGCCGTATGTCGGGAACGGGGTACTCGCTTCGTCGGCCGGCATGGACAAAGTCGTCATGAAGCAATTGTTCGCGCAAGTCGGCTTGGAGCAAGTGCCCTATGTCCATTTTATCCGAAGCGATTGGAAGAAAGGGAAGGAGCAGTGGTTGGACCGGATGGAACAGGAGCTGAGCTGGCCGATGTTCGTCAAGCCTGCGAATCTCGGGTCCAGTGTCGGCATCAGTAAAGCGGCGGACCGCCAAGAGTTGAGTGATGCGGTTGAACTGGCTCTGAAATTTGACCGGAAGATCATTGTGGAACAAGGGGTCACTGCGCGTGAAATCGAAATGGGCGTTCTCGGCAATGACGAACCCGCCTGCTCCGTTACAGGAGAAATCAAACCGATCGCCGCTTTTTACGATTACGAAGCGAAATACCAAGACGATAGCACGGAACTGGTCATTCCTGCCGACATCCCGGATGAAGTGGCTGCCAAGATGGAAGACATGGCGCTCCGTGCATACAAAGTATTGGATTGTGCGGGACTCGTGCGAGCTGACTTCTTCGTGACAGCTGCAAATGAAGTCCTCATCAATGAAGTGAACACGATGCCCGGTTTCACGCCGACGAGCATGTTTCCATTGCTTTGGCAAAAAACAGGTGTCTCCTATCCCGAATTGATCGATAAACTGATTGAATTGGCATGGGAGCGGCATACGGAAAAACAGACATTACAATATACAATGGATTGA
- a CDS encoding FtsW/RodA/SpoVE family cell cycle protein has translation MKLATRPADHFDWTLAFILLLFSIVSFFAIGSAQTSGQYGINYVALQIRWYLLSIFIIAMTMFLEPEQYQKISWWLYGLGVFLLLFLMLAPGGEGQIAEVKNGAKRWLKLPVIGNIQPSEFIKTFFILGMANMVAKHQERYMEQKKTISQDFLLLGKILLILIVPLIFIMRQPDLGTALVFIAITAAIIIVAGISWKILLPLFLTAAAGGASLMWMALYAQDFMRKLGFYPHHFERIYSWLDPHSYPTDEGYNLIRTMQAIGSGELTGKGFQGREVYIPENHTDFIFSVIGEEYGFIGSSIVITLFFILIYHMTKVALELRGNSFSVYVCTGIIAMLSFHVIENIGMNIQLLPITGIPLPFISYGGSSLFSNMLAIGLVFSMKFHHRTYMFSTDEDE, from the coding sequence ATGAAACTTGCAACCAGGCCGGCGGACCACTTCGATTGGACGCTCGCCTTTATTTTATTATTGTTTTCGATCGTCAGTTTTTTTGCGATCGGATCGGCGCAGACATCTGGCCAATACGGCATCAATTACGTAGCATTGCAAATCCGTTGGTATCTTCTCAGCATTTTCATCATTGCCATGACGATGTTTTTGGAGCCCGAGCAATATCAGAAGATTTCCTGGTGGCTCTACGGCCTTGGCGTCTTCCTGTTATTATTCCTCATGCTTGCCCCAGGTGGAGAAGGACAGATTGCAGAAGTCAAAAACGGGGCGAAGCGTTGGTTGAAATTGCCGGTTATCGGTAACATCCAGCCATCGGAATTCATTAAAACCTTTTTCATCCTCGGGATGGCCAATATGGTTGCCAAGCATCAGGAACGGTATATGGAGCAAAAAAAGACAATATCGCAAGATTTCCTGTTGCTCGGCAAAATCCTGCTTATTTTAATCGTTCCGCTTATATTCATCATGAGGCAGCCCGATCTCGGGACGGCTCTCGTCTTCATCGCCATCACAGCGGCCATCATTATTGTTGCCGGGATTTCTTGGAAGATCCTGTTACCTCTTTTCCTGACGGCAGCTGCCGGAGGGGCAAGCCTGATGTGGATGGCGTTGTACGCTCAAGACTTCATGAGAAAGCTCGGTTTTTATCCGCATCATTTTGAACGAATCTATTCCTGGCTTGATCCCCATTCCTATCCAACCGATGAAGGGTACAACCTCATCCGCACCATGCAGGCGATCGGTTCCGGCGAATTGACGGGAAAAGGGTTTCAGGGGCGGGAAGTGTATATCCCTGAAAACCATACTGATTTCATCTTCAGTGTAATCGGTGAAGAATATGGGTTTATCGGCTCCAGCATCGTCATTACCCTCTTTTTCATCCTGATTTACCATATGACGAAAGTGGCATTGGAATTGAGAGGGAACTCATTTAGCGTGTATGTTTGTACGGGAATCATTGCGATGCTGTCGTTCCACGTCATTGAAAATATAGGAATGAACATCCAACTGTTGCCGATTACCGGAATCCCCTTGCCTTTCATTAGTTATGGCGGGAGCTCGTTGTTCAGTAATATGCTGGCAATCGGGCTAGTCTTCAGCATGAAATTCCATCATCGGACGTATATGTTCAGTACGGATGAAGATGAGTGA
- a CDS encoding FtsW/RodA/SpoVE family cell cycle protein: MKTDQKPMERFDWTLAFILLLFGIVSLIAIASAQTTGQYNRNFIPSQIQWYFVGAVIIAIAMYLDPEQYKKAAWAIYGGGVLLLALLFILPESMELVARRNSAKSWFHLPGIGSIQPAEFMKTFFIIGMARMITQHHEKFVEKTIKSDFYLLGKIGLVLIIPLTFILLQPDLGTALVFLAITVAMVIVGGITWRILLPLFSGAVGLGGLLLWMAMYAQDFLVQLGFKPYQFQRIYSWLDPYSYSSNEGRHLITSLNAIGSGEIFGKGFQGREVYVAESHTDFIFTTIGEDWGFVGASIVICMYFFLIYHLTKITLELKDPFSTYICAGIIAMITFHVIENIGMTIQLLPITGIPLPFISYGGSSLMGNMLAIGLVFSMKFHHRTYMFSSDEDD; this comes from the coding sequence ATGAAAACAGATCAAAAGCCGATGGAGCGTTTCGACTGGACGCTTGCTTTCATCCTGCTGCTATTCGGGATTGTCAGTCTGATCGCCATCGCCTCCGCGCAGACAACCGGGCAGTATAACCGGAACTTCATCCCGTCTCAGATTCAATGGTATTTCGTCGGGGCCGTCATTATCGCAATCGCGATGTACTTGGACCCCGAACAATATAAAAAAGCCGCCTGGGCGATTTATGGCGGCGGTGTGTTACTGTTGGCCCTTCTCTTCATATTGCCTGAAAGCATGGAACTCGTTGCCAGACGGAATAGCGCGAAGAGCTGGTTCCATTTGCCCGGCATCGGAAGCATCCAGCCTGCCGAGTTCATGAAGACGTTTTTCATCATCGGCATGGCGAGGATGATCACGCAGCACCATGAAAAGTTTGTCGAAAAGACGATCAAATCCGATTTTTATTTACTCGGGAAGATCGGACTCGTGCTCATTATCCCGCTGACATTCATTCTACTACAGCCGGACCTTGGGACCGCCCTCGTCTTTTTGGCGATCACTGTCGCCATGGTCATCGTCGGTGGAATTACGTGGCGCATATTGTTGCCGTTGTTTTCAGGAGCGGTCGGTCTAGGCGGCCTCCTCCTCTGGATGGCGATGTATGCGCAAGACTTCCTCGTCCAACTCGGTTTTAAACCATACCAGTTTCAGCGGATCTATTCCTGGCTCGATCCCTATTCATATTCGTCAAATGAAGGCCGCCACCTCATCACCTCCTTAAATGCCATCGGATCCGGAGAAATTTTCGGAAAAGGGTTCCAAGGACGCGAAGTGTATGTAGCGGAAAGCCATACCGACTTCATCTTCACGACAATCGGAGAAGATTGGGGTTTCGTCGGCGCCAGCATCGTCATTTGCATGTATTTCTTTCTCATTTACCATTTGACGAAAATTACGCTGGAATTAAAAGACCCGTTCAGTACGTATATTTGTGCAGGAATCATCGCCATGATTACCTTCCACGTCATTGAAAACATCGGCATGACGATTCAATTGCTGCCGATTACCGGGATTCCCCTTCCGTTCATCAGCTACGGCGGAAGTTCGCTCATGGGGAATATGCTAGCGATCGGACTTGTTTTCAGCATGAAGTTCCATCATCGCACCTATATGTTCAGTTCGGATGAGGATGACTAA
- a CDS encoding Lmo0850 family protein: MAKEVDLKMIISNLAKLGVSATMTKSRLDMLKALAPPAQDPQIQSQ, translated from the coding sequence ATGGCAAAAGAAGTGGACTTGAAAATGATCATTTCCAACTTGGCGAAGTTGGGTGTTTCGGCAACAATGACGAAATCCCGTCTAGACATGCTGAAAGCCCTCGCGCCGCCTGCACAAGACCCGCAAATCCAATCTCAATGA
- a CDS encoding MFS transporter: MKKAILLLMSVQFFVYLGFGIVIPILPEVVLHEGYSEVHVGGLLTVYALASFFTAPFWGAFSDRTGRKKLILVGLVGFSASFFLFALFMQNLALLYFSRVVGGVFSGALYTAVTGFVADMTDEENRNKYMGLLGMSIGLGFIFGPAIGGILGHIDLQAPYLASGILTLLLLVYAQFVLKEPERRGEANKRALLPKGGATLWQYRIRYLFLTSFMVTFILAGIEATFQLFQINQISITPLQVGYLFMASGLVDAAIQGGVVRRVKNGTETTWILVAQLITAAGLLLIPFTTNLFWAGFALSVFTAGNALARTVLVSLTTKESGGKYGTAAGMTYSMDNMGRIIGPLLFTWIFTREAGNMYYVSAILALLTIVLLVAFRKSSQSLRNAETVTSE, translated from the coding sequence ATGAAAAAAGCAATTCTCCTTTTGATGTCCGTTCAATTTTTTGTGTATTTGGGATTCGGCATCGTCATTCCGATCTTGCCTGAAGTGGTTCTTCATGAGGGGTATTCCGAGGTGCATGTTGGTGGACTGCTCACTGTGTATGCGCTCGCATCCTTTTTCACTGCCCCGTTTTGGGGCGCATTCTCCGATCGAACCGGCCGAAAGAAGTTGATTCTGGTCGGGCTCGTCGGTTTCAGCGCAAGTTTCTTTTTATTCGCGTTGTTCATGCAAAACTTGGCGCTTCTCTATTTCTCTCGGGTAGTCGGTGGGGTGTTCTCAGGGGCGCTATATACGGCGGTCACCGGGTTTGTCGCGGATATGACGGATGAGGAGAATCGAAATAAATACATGGGTCTCCTGGGCATGTCCATTGGGCTCGGTTTCATTTTTGGACCGGCTATCGGTGGAATATTGGGCCATATCGATCTTCAAGCCCCTTATTTGGCATCCGGTATCCTTACCTTGCTTCTCCTAGTCTATGCCCAGTTTGTGTTGAAAGAGCCTGAGCGTCGGGGTGAGGCCAACAAACGGGCGCTCCTCCCGAAAGGCGGCGCCACGTTATGGCAATACCGGATCCGCTATCTCTTCTTGACCTCGTTCATGGTGACGTTCATCCTGGCAGGAATTGAAGCGACGTTCCAGTTGTTTCAAATCAATCAAATCAGCATTACGCCGTTGCAGGTCGGCTACTTGTTCATGGCGAGCGGCTTGGTCGATGCGGCCATCCAGGGCGGTGTCGTGCGCCGGGTGAAAAACGGGACGGAAACGACATGGATTCTCGTGGCACAATTGATTACAGCAGCCGGCTTGCTGCTCATTCCGTTCACGACAAACCTATTTTGGGCCGGATTCGCGCTAAGCGTCTTCACTGCTGGAAACGCATTGGCCCGGACCGTGCTCGTCTCCCTGACAACAAAGGAATCGGGTGGAAAATACGGAACAGCTGCCGGCATGACCTACTCGATGGATAATATGGGGCGCATTATTGGTCCGCTGTTGTTCACGTGGATTTTCACAAGAGAAGCGGGCAATATGTATTATGTTTCCGCTATTCTAGCCTTACTAACGATTGTGTTATTAGTTGCTTTTAGAAAATCCTCTCAATCATTGCGTAATGCCGAGACCGTAACCTCGGAATAA
- a CDS encoding HD-GYP domain-containing protein encodes MASFITKSIKEVLTNDVVATDVYSDGRLIISKNTPLTERLLTLLKNRCIKELAIIVDEVKEKNKIKSVAQVDEEVGNNKERGYLNELFFENLKQVGMESRYGNLLSSSEDVEFVMKLFRDIMRNEIIANKLNKLKNWDSYTFFHSFDVFVIGSLFARRKSIPNIESVSLGYLLHDIGKLHIPQRLLMLERKLSYKEFEVMKTHTTKGCVMLQTLGLNHIAPYAKSHHERTDGTGYPSRLKGHEMDQELKILHIVDVYSALTFNRPYRKALSASKALDTLFRDAHHYDIGLLRDFIELLKIYPNNSSVLLSDNTHAKVVHVNEALPMFPVVKRSNDLNDFHLPYNFNIKVSRMIEYQSKSFQDRFKEFSKSLIGGYEELFMAEFIDLADGMKIEEIYKQIIIPVTRVLTILYEGHVMDKDEYYLRISSVLRLLQSVEDLILKTNHYKGQILLVAEGSHNLAVHLKVLEGLLHIENIYPIVINKSISMEQLEKTVADFNVEKVFIFNSTDDTELKEVKCLPNIMFRSMTCKELDNFINSEVYFSNQSNSICEWLETHSKPLNSIVQ; translated from the coding sequence ATGGCCTCATTCATAACGAAAAGTATTAAAGAAGTGCTAACGAATGACGTGGTAGCTACGGATGTTTATAGTGATGGTCGGTTAATTATCAGTAAAAACACACCATTAACAGAAAGGTTACTGACTCTGCTGAAAAATAGATGTATAAAGGAACTAGCTATTATTGTGGATGAAGTGAAGGAAAAAAACAAAATAAAGAGTGTGGCACAAGTAGATGAAGAAGTCGGAAATAATAAAGAACGGGGTTATTTAAATGAACTATTTTTTGAAAACTTGAAACAAGTTGGTATGGAATCCAGGTATGGAAACTTGTTAAGTAGCTCTGAAGATGTGGAGTTTGTCATGAAATTATTCAGAGATATTATGAGAAATGAGATAATCGCCAATAAGTTGAATAAATTGAAGAATTGGGATTCGTATACATTTTTTCATTCCTTTGATGTTTTTGTAATAGGATCTTTATTTGCAAGACGAAAAAGTATACCGAATATAGAGTCGGTTTCTTTGGGCTATTTACTCCATGACATCGGTAAATTACACATTCCACAGCGACTATTAATGCTTGAACGAAAATTAAGCTATAAAGAATTTGAAGTAATGAAAACGCATACAACGAAAGGATGCGTAATGCTACAAACCTTGGGACTAAATCATATTGCGCCATATGCAAAATCACACCATGAACGTACAGATGGCACGGGGTATCCCAGCCGCTTAAAGGGACACGAGATGGATCAAGAATTGAAAATACTCCATATAGTTGATGTCTACAGTGCACTGACATTTAATCGACCTTATCGAAAAGCCCTTAGCGCTTCAAAAGCATTAGATACTTTATTTCGCGATGCTCACCATTATGATATAGGTTTGTTAAGAGATTTCATTGAGTTATTGAAAATTTATCCGAATAATTCGTCTGTCCTCCTTTCAGATAATACACATGCCAAAGTAGTCCATGTCAATGAGGCGCTGCCAATGTTCCCTGTAGTCAAAAGAAGTAACGATCTAAATGATTTCCATCTACCGTATAACTTTAATATTAAAGTTAGTAGAATGATTGAGTATCAATCCAAATCCTTCCAAGATAGATTTAAAGAGTTCTCCAAAAGTTTAATTGGAGGATATGAGGAATTATTCATGGCTGAGTTTATTGATTTAGCAGATGGGATGAAAATTGAAGAAATATATAAACAAATCATTATCCCTGTAACGAGGGTGCTTACAATTCTATATGAAGGACATGTAATGGATAAAGATGAATACTATTTACGGATTTCATCTGTCTTACGATTACTACAATCGGTTGAGGATCTTATTTTGAAAACCAATCATTATAAAGGGCAAATATTATTAGTCGCGGAGGGGAGTCACAACTTAGCTGTGCATTTAAAGGTATTGGAGGGACTGCTGCATATAGAAAATATATATCCGATTGTTATAAATAAATCAATTTCTATGGAGCAGTTAGAGAAAACTGTAGCAGACTTCAATGTAGAAAAGGTGTTCATCTTTAATTCCACTGATGATACGGAGCTAAAGGAAGTAAAATGTTTACCTAACATCATGTTCAGAAGCATGACATGCAAAGAATTGGATAACTTTATAAATTCCGAAGTGTATTTCTCCAACCAATCCAACTCAATTTGTGAATGGCTAGAAACGCATTCAAAACCTTTAAACTCTATAGTACAATAA
- a CDS encoding helix-turn-helix transcriptional regulator yields the protein MQLSLEALRVNANMTQQDVADRLGVSRSTVIKWEGES from the coding sequence ATGCAGTTATCACTCGAAGCGTTGCGGGTAAATGCGAATATGACACAACAAGATGTAGCAGACCGTTTGGGTGTTTCACGTTCTACTGTTATCAAGTGGGAGGGGGAGTCGTAG